One region of Oncorhynchus clarkii lewisi isolate Uvic-CL-2024 unplaced genomic scaffold, UVic_Ocla_1.0 unplaced_contig_1658_pilon_pilon, whole genome shotgun sequence genomic DNA includes:
- the LOC139404553 gene encoding crystal protein-like — protein sequence MESCHCFLLLCSLVFAMSFAEEATFENEIDLTEFIRRISSSGLLVRDQPLAINRDLRVETNSLEELGDPEDSIPIWTDEEPVIQNTLNTRTTIPDIPDYGPIVLTNNGLIKGLTVEKSHIFYGIPYADPPVATHRWKPPRPVTPWPGVHDATYPRDACMQGCSGPISDRCPQKVSENCLYLNIFVPLDVNFSSPLLTTLPVMVWIHGGDFIAGSASKPLYDGRFISNFTHTVVVSMAYRLGAFGFLVSGKDPKTSATGNYGILDQQVALLWVQQNIALFGGDPSKVTMFGESAGAQSVSLHLMVQSSKPLFKQAVFQSLPFSIPLKTRHDALKLGRDFARQANCSVSDIVCLLSLSPQAVLAAQIKSSSKVVNPFRFLEIFETWGPYVDGELIKEQAVTAFQKGHWQKEKPVLLGTTSEEGVIFVYGVFTKPVSAVECTVYTAAIFKQHALRILHKYLPLYKDIDRRDMLAQIVTDYVFLCPSRKAARAGTKVGSAVWMYVFDHVISDHSVWSGLSFCYEHVCHGAELPFLFNTASMANFTLAPPERLLSNRMLCYWGTFAHTGDPASRMQQSGFCRQQRLPAWPRYSDTSSWLVMNFTVRSHAQVGTRDHICDFWDKLGIY from the exons ATGGAGAGCTGTCACTGTTTCTTGCTGCTTTGCTCACTGGTCTTTGCGATGTCTTTTGCAGAGGAGGCAACGTTTGAGAATGAGATCGACCTTACAGAGTTTATTAGAAGGATTTCTTCCTCTGGACTACTGGTCAGGGATCAGCCTCTGGCTATCAACAGGGACCTTCGCGTTGAAACAAACTCACTGGAGGAGCTTGGAGATCCAGAGGATTCCATTCCCATCTGGACTGATGAGGAACCAGTCATCCAGAATACACTCAACACCAGGACTACCATCCCTGATATTCCTGACTATGGCCCCATAGTGTTGACCAACAATGGGTTGATCAAGGGACTCACAGTGGAAAAGTCCCACATATTTTATGGGATCCCGTACGCGGACCCACCTGTGGCCACGCACCGCTGGAAGCCCCCCAGACCGGTGACCCCGTGGCCGGGGGTCCACGACGCCACGTACCCGAGGGACGCCTGTATGCAAGGCTGCAGTGGCCCTATATCTGACAGGTGCCCTCAGAAG GTGAGTGAGAACTGCCTCTACCTCAACATATTTGTACCTCTGGATGTTAACTTCAGTTCCCCTTTACTGACAACCCTGCCAGTGATGGTGTGGATCCACGGGGGAGATTTCATTGCTGGCTCAGCCTCCAAGCCCCTGTACGATGGGAGGTTCATCAGTAACTTCACTCACACTGTGGTGGTGAGCATGGCGTATCGGCTAG GGGCGTTTGGTTTCCTCGTCTCGGGAAAAGACCCCAAAACCTCAGCAACCGGGAATTATGGGATCCTGGATCAGCAGGTTGCTCTTCTCTGGGTTCAACAAAACATTGCTCTGTTTGGAGGCGACCCCAGCAAG GTGACCATGTTTGGGGAGAGTGCAGGAGCCCAGTCAGTGAGCCTCCATCTGATGGTCCAGAGCAGTAAGCCCCTGTTCAAACAGGCTGTGTTCCAGAGCCtacccttctccatccctctcaagACCAG ACATGATGCCCTGAAGCTGGGGAGGGACTTTGCCAGACAGGCCAACTGCTCTGTGAGCGACATCGTGTGCCTGCTGTCCCTCAGTCCTCAGGCTGTCCTCGCTGCCCAGATTAAGTCAA gttccaAAGTGGTGAATCCCTTCAGGTTCCTGGAGATCTTTGAGACCTGGGGGCCCTACGTGGATGGAGAGCTGATCAAGGAGCAGGCTGTGACTGCCTTCCAGAAAGGCCACTGGCAGAAGGAGAAACCAGTCCTCCTTG GAACCACTTCAGAGGAGGGGGTGATATTTGTGTACGGGGTCTTCACCAAGCCTGTGTCTGCGGTGGAGTGCACCGTCTACACCGCGGCCATCTTCAAACAGCACGCCCTCAGGATTCTACACAAGTACCTGCCCCTGTACAAGGACATTGACCGACGGGACATGCTGGCTCAG ATTGTGACAGACTACGTCTTCCTTTGCCCCTCCCGCAAGGCAGCCCGGGCAGGCACCAAAGTGGGCAGCGCCGTGTGGATGTACGTCTTCGACCATGTGATATCGGACCACAGTGTGTGGTCCGGTCTGTCCTTCTGCTACGAGCACGTGTGTCACGGCGCTGAGCTGCCCTTCCTCTTCAACACTGCCTCCATGGCTAACTTCACGCTGGCCCCACCCGAGAGGCTGCTGTCCAATCGGATGTTGTGTTACTGGGGGACATTCGCCCACACCGGGGACCCGGCCTCACGGATGCAACAGAGCGGCTTCTGTAGACAGCAGCGCCTGCCGGCCTGGCCCCGCTACTCGGACACCAGCTCCTGGTTGGTCATGAACTTCACTGTCCGCTCCCATGCCCAGGTGGGCACCAGGGACCATATCTGTGACTTCTGGGACAAGCTGGGCATCTATTAG